The sequence gatttcgaatcagttggtgacccctcggtttatacaggggcatagccaggattttctaCATATGTAAGACATATTACAAGACAGCAGCTGCGATAACCTTGAGTGGCCATTATATATGTGGGTCAGGTTTGCACAAACCATGAACCAATTGAACCAACGGTcctaccaggggcggatccagagtttggaaagaggggggggcacctttctaaaaaacagctgaagaccaaaaaaacttgctgaaaaccagttgaagaccaaaaaaaaaggtcacgacaataatagctagttatccttaccaactatatcatgtctgttatgtaaaataaaatcctatttatagcttcataggtaagctacactgcctcatgaacattgtgactgctttattagagtaattgactgctctattagagtatctcgatcttgtatgcaatttcttgaagggggggggggggggggcatttgccccaaatgccccatcctggatccgccactgcctaCCCATGCATCATGTGTGCAAATGATCACATAAAGTAATGCTGATTCATCGATGATTCAACATTTATGCAATGTGACCTTCAAAAGTAGTACAGAGTTGTGCCAGTGTGCAAGTAACTACCGGAGAACTCCAGGGTTGTAGTCTATATaatgatttttaattttatgaattctgcttctgaaagggggTTTGTCTGAACAATCTGAACCCCCTACCTCTGGCTACCTTGTTGCTACCTTGTTGTAATAATATGGTTTGCAACTAGAACCAGAAACATGCCTGAAAATACAGTAATTAtaagttttatttattttttattactttAATTTTTTACAGTTAACAGTTAGTtattttaaagcattggatttactCTGTGTGTTAAGTATTATCTACTGCCGAATTGGATCCTAAACAATTTTGGGAAGTATGCTCTTACACTGTATTTATTTACTGTGCACTTATACACATCATGAACTTGTGTTGTATGCTTGGTACAATGGGAGAGTATATGCACTTCACAAGTGCTTTCATTATATAAATTCATGGTCACCAAGTATACCAACAAATATTTATGAAATCATAGCTCACTGCTGCTGCTTATCCAACCCCATATTATGTAGCTGTATGTAGGTGGATTCATtagttgtgttacatgtatatgtacatggtTTAACCAACTGCTTTTGTGTTCTCTCTTGCTGTAACATTGCAATTCATAACAACAAATCATGTTGCGTTTCATGTTTGTTTGTTCTATGGACCCCTTAGGTTGGTCATCCTATACTACATATATGGGATTAATACTGGTGATGGCATACTGTATGCAGGCTGAAGTGCCTAATACTGATGTTAATACTCTGTGGTCACTTTAGTTCAATGCACATTTTACTTGCAACCTCCTCTGGGACCCCATGCAGATTATTGAATGATTATGCTTGTGTGCACATGTTTATAAGGTATATTTGTATTTATCTAATTACAGGGACTGTAAAATTACCTGAAGGAGAATATCAATACAAATTCATAGTCGATGAAGAATGGGTCCATGACCCTCAAGAAGAATCAGTCTACAACAATTTCGGTAGCAGAAACAATGTTCTGAAAATAACATCAAAGGACTTTGAAGCATCAGGTTTGTCATTCAGTCCCCCCAGGAGAATACACTCTAAGTCCACAATACATGCACAGTTTGTACTGCTGTATTGTATGCCAAAGGGACCTGTTGGGACATCTACCAGCAAAACATTGAACCCGTTGAGTTGTGcctgtctgaagacatcagtatATACACCAGTcagtaaattttaaaaatttgtagCAATTTCGAAGTACAAACAGTGTGAATTATATAAAATTCCAATAAAAATAGACCCAGTGATTTCCTGGGTTGACTGTTTATACCTACGACATGTTATTTATTCTACTAACACTTAGTTGCTAGATGTTAATGCGCTTTTATAGCCACCATGCACGAATCCTCTGTGGTGACttccctctgcccactaaactgcgtAACACTGAATGATGTCTAGAAATACTGCAACAACATCACTTGTATTTAATTAAGTCAGTACTTTAGTATTTTAACATGTATTTCTTAGTTGCAGACATCTCTGATAATATGGAtattagcagtgttgggagtaatgcgttacttatgtaatgcgttacgtaatattgttacttttgtggtaactaagtaatacgaaatatgctataaaaaaacaggtaatataactcatgTTACTTTGcttgcaaatgtaatgcgttacctaagtaatatagttactgtaatgagtctaatattacgtaatattattacttcaagtaacgaagttactaatctcgttagtaatcactgagtaacgcctagccacaacaaagtaatgaagcttactgaatgaagcttattcaccagcttcttacttataaccaagatttgcacattgtccaacaatgcaatcatgtcacgtggtAAGCtgatagtttcacacgtgacagcttaaggctgtggacacaaagtaatataatatgtaatattattatagttactttattttatgggtaatatgtaactgtaactaaattgttcagttgcaagtaatatgtaactagttacttttacaaagtaacttgcccaacactggataTTAGTATGTATCAAACTTCTctgataagggaggttccactgtaccccAAAAGCATCATTAGAAAACTCATTCATTTAATTTGCACCTCAATGTATATGCAAACAGTAGGTAAGTTGACCTATCTTGTAGCACAATAGTATATTATTGCTTTATTTTACAAACCCATGGAggttgcactttctcacaaaacaTGGACCAGAACTAGCCTCACTATACACTACCTTCCTGGTGTCTTGGcagtataatcaagcccaaaagtgaaTCAAAGACTTCTAAATTCTAACAAGTCTTTGACTGCTGCTTCACATGGCACATGAAGCTTGTTTGTGGAACTGGTAGTTGATTGTTTCACTTAGGCTATTTCTCTGAAATAGTTATGCAGTAGCTAGGCAACATAATAAATATAATTAGTGTGCTAATTATGCGACACAAGTGACCTAATGCAGTCAGCTGCAGACCTTTTTTCAGGGGTGCTTATATTCTAAGCTTACAGTACTAGATCActctatcatacagtatcatATGGTAATACTAGAGATCCCCCAAAAAATGGCGCACACTGactaaaattccacctttaagaatcatcctagaaacatctttcATGACAATatgtggaataatattagtctatctaacatcaaatacagcattaaaagcaaaaaaaacacttacaggcagcgagatataaatttttttaaatcactgaAACTTGAGTTTTCATCTGACTGCCAGCCTATCTGCTTGCCTGCTTGACCACAATTGCAAGGCTGGAGACCAAATGAAGCAGAgaacagccaccattttacaccgcAATAACAAAATCACCAACCTTTGTTggtagctgtattcataatgctagcgcaatgaaaatatgaaatagtgacacacaccgGTGAAAGGCtaactcgagatactctaatacagcagtcaccctaatagaacagtcacacgtgtataactgtaaactataacaacaaaaaaaacactaGTATATTAACAAAGATTTGGACTAAAATACAGTAAATCCCAAAACCAtgcagcctcacaataccttcatggcatcttggcaTAGTATTGGTTgagatatacagtggaacctcagttatgcAAGCCCCTTAGGACCATGGGTGGAaatctgaaaagtccatatctctgaaactgtgtatgaataaccttaaaatagcataaagaaaaaaTTTACAAATATCAGTatattcaactaccctaatagaacagtcattactcTAATAGTCGCACATCTTCAGATTGATTGTGGAATTAAGTTTCTTGCTACTCTTTTCAAAGCATGCTAAGGAGTTCCTTTGACTGAAATGGAGCTATTTTTAATACAGGTGAGTTCTATAACAAAGTTCTAGACACCTGCGCGCTAAGTAATTTGAGCCATTAATGGTGAAGTGGTGTTTATGCACAACTGTAGTTTTATAATCTATTCACAAGTAATACCTGGCAACACTTTTATCAAGTTACATTTTGATGTCCTGCGTCTCTTTGGTCGTATAGCTAGCAAGACCTTGTATAGGCTGTATAGTCATCATGCACACATGTTTATATTGCCAAATACAGTATGTTCATTACATACTCCATTGCAGAAAAGAAAGTCAACAAAGCAATGATTAACTTTATGTTAGAAGCTTGTAGAAAAGGAGAAACAATGAAAGTGAGGTTTGGTAGAGTGCTCTTCATTGGAGCATCTGGTGCAGGAAAAACAAGTTTTTGTAACTTGTTGCTAAGGAAAGCTTTCGAACCAAAACACATCAGTACTGGATTACATAAATACGATCGTGTATCTGCAATTAAAATTAGTATGCAGCAATCTGATAATCATGTACAATTTAGCGTGCTTGATTTAGAAAAAGAAATTGATGAATTACGATCACGTTTAAATTTCATCACTGAGCATTCACAAGGTACTGACCTCTCACAGTCTGAAGAGTCTGATGGTAAATATGAAGAGAAGACAGAAACTGATCTAAATAAACTTTGTAGTGTAGAACGTTCTATAGCAAAAGATTCAGAAAGCAATACAAGGCTTCCAACATTTAATAAGGATGACACATGGAATATTTTAACTTTTCTAGATACAGGTGGACAGCCACAGTTTATTAGCATGTTACCAGCTGTAAACAGTTGTGCAATGGTCACCTTTATTATACATAACATGACTAACAAGCTTAGTAGTCCTGTTACTGTAACTCATGGTGACAAAGATGGTAATTTATCATATAGTCCATACCCCATGGGGTGTACATATCTCCAACTTATAAGAAGTTTGATTTCATTTGTTGGTAGTAATCAATTAGGAAGGAGGAGAGAAGAAATATTCAATGATATAATCGTAActaaaaagcaaaataggtCATATGTATCTTTTGTTGGAACCCACCTGGATAAATGTACTATTGAGGCTCGAAAATCACTTGGTAATATTGACAAAGAATTGAATTTTGTTGTATCTGACTCCCCACTATCACATGTATGGAagaaagtacataaaaattacaAAGTTTTAATTCCAGTTAATAATACAACAGCAGACACAGATGATGAAGATCAGTGTGCAAGTGTAATTCGTAACAAGTTATATGAGGCTCTGTGTGAACAGAATACATATGAAGTTCCAATCGTATGGCTAATCCTAGAACTTGAAATTCGTCAAATATGTAAGGAAAGACAAAACTATGCTATATCATATGCTGAAGTTGTCACATTGTGTAGAGAGAAAAAATTACTAGACAAAGAAGATGACATTAAAAATGGGCTAAGGTTTCATCATCTCTTTGGTACTTTATTGTATTTTGAAGATGTGGTAGAAATGAGTGATATTATTTTTACTGATCTCCAGTGGTTGTTTGATAAACTCACTGATATAGTAGAACTATCATGTGATAATTCAGATGTTAAAGCTTCACAGGattttgagcacaaaggtatatTTAGATCTACCATGTTGGATAGACTTAACTTTTCCATAAATGACATTAACATTGCAAACAAAGACTTCAAGAAGTCATTTTTGAAATTTCTAGAATATTTGAGGATAATTGCTCCTATACACCAAACAAATTGTATTACTGAAAAATATTTTATGCCGTGTCTTCTTACATTTGAAAACTGTGAAAGCCAAAGTGACTTTCTTAGTTCCTATGGAGATCAGATAACTAATGGAAACATCAAAGTATGTCCATTACTATTACATTTTACACCATGCTCAGAATCTAGTGGACCACTTGATGCATTCCCTCGAGGTATCTTTTGCTATCTGGTGGTAGAACTCCTCCAAGATGTCTCAAAATGGAATCTGGTGTGGTCAATATCCAGGTGTGAAGTGTTTGGTAACTTAGTCACACTATCACATACACGCACCGGTCATAAAGTAACCTTGATAGACAGAATTTTGTTTTTGGAAGTTCAAATACGTCATAAGGATAACAGTCAGTCCTCCATCCATTTCCAAGTCAAAGAAGCTTTAGAAGAAAGTTTAGTAGAAATATGTAACCAGTTTAATTATTATGACTTTGAAATATCTTTTGGATTTTTATGTAAAGAGTGTCAAGGTGGAGAAACACACATGGCAAAGTTATCTGTAAACTATCAAACGTGTGAATGTTATTTTGGGAAGACTACTAGAGTCACCAATTCACACAGAATTTGGTTTGAAAAAGTATGTGAGTGTAAGCATTACATAAATGTGCAACAAGTATCGAGTATTCTTAGTACACTATTTTGTACATAATTTATGGCTTGAATGTTCTCAATCTTACAACTGAACATGCAATTCCATTTTACACTTATAATTAAGTTacgtatgtactgtagttattTTTGAAGTACTGTAGTTATTTTGAAGTAGTGTAGTTGCATTGTATTATTAGATTTGAATAGTATTCttgcagaccttcagcacttgtgctgtgaagCCTTAATACATACAAACTAATGTATAATCATATATATAAGAGTTTACATTAACTATCTATACGTTTAATAATCCTGTCAGTTGACTTGTTTTAAGTAGTGATATTTTTGAAAAGTGTTATGATGATGAATATATTACAGGAAAAATCCTCAACACAAAGAATACACTGCGGTATGTATAATCATATACATATGTGTAGCTATCCTTAATTGTGTGCATCATTGTATATAACAACTAAATAgttataaggaaaaattaagagtTTTAATTACCCACAACTGaaataaggattaaatgtccattggTATATCTTcgggtgtaggcaacctcccttgtttcactactgtaattaaattctaaatttttccttatactaatttgtttatgtaattttttgtaacactattattactggtgaacccaccATACTTCATTAGAACGGTATTGGTTTATTGTTTTCTTCTGAACGcacctcaactatcaattagtgaaatagtaaagtggccattatactttgttgtcagctatgttcagcctgttacacagtgttaaaaacaaagaaacacTAAGAGAAGGACCTCTGCTATTGATCAGTCCCAATGGAAACTCGGACAATTCCTATGAAACATAGGGAAGTCATCACACTGCACTaccacgaatcgacaccttgcgttgtcagcaaagataaatgggacacaagggaggacacaggtaagtccatgaagcatacattgtactacggtatgccaaaaggcacctgttgggctgaagcaacgtcaaacagtgaaaacacaTAGCCGTAGCCATTAttaagttacgcttgtctgaatgcatcagtcaggcagGTAATCTTGTGGGCATGACAACAAACTGTTCtatttttatgcaaataattgttctcaccggatttgcaccaaactttatGCTAAAAGTTTCTTTTGGACACCTTTAGGTTTACCAAATTTCAGTGCGATCGGataatgtgtttgtgttttataacagtttttgcaaagtgtgtgaaaagaaaaaaaatgaagggaagaaactgaaattttggttgctcatatctcagaaatgacTGGGGCGATCTTCTTCAAATTTGATATGTGAGATCCCCTACCAGGTGGGCATTGCTACTGTAAATTTTGTTGTGATCAGATAAGAGAACATGGAGCTACgtaaatatgtgtgaaaattgtgtttacttTCTtgctgtcaatatactcatcaTGTGgtatgccagcttcttgggctgcatgactcactactgtgtgtcttgatacatttgTCAGTGTTCAGTTTCATCTTCGATTTTCTCTCCCACTCTTCAAGGGTATTCAAATCATTTTGTAGAAATTCTAGAGGAAGCTTGCATCTCAATTTGTCTATACAATATACAGTCATCAGCACACAAGCAACATGACGATATTATCAGACTAGAAATATCATTGATAGAATAGGAGGGGCTCCAGTACTGTGTCCTGTGGGACACCACTCACTACCTCTGTAGAACCTGAATAGCATCCACCACAGACAACTTGTTGAGTGCAAGAGAATGCCTATATCTGGTTGAAACGCTTGAATGAGTACATTGTTGGAGAAGAAAGAATAAGGTTCCAATCTCTGCTGTTGCATACCACTGTAGCTGCAGTATAGACCTAGCTCCATCACAGCATGGGTtatgaattgctccatctttggtAAAAAATCCATTCATGTAGCTGTCAAGGCTGGTGGGTaacaatgctttaaattattaaaatacatttttctTTGAAATAACAATGCGCCCATTTGGGTTATTTTTCAAAATCCAGCCACATACAATCATCACTCATCCCCATTATAACTTGGCATCTCTCATAAACCTCCAGTACACGTTTACTGGTCCTCAGGAAGCTCAGAGTAACAATTCCACTTTGTTAGTATTCTCTCTGGATCACATGATTTCATGTGAGATTGACCTAATCCATtgcatgtgactggatttagcaaaatcaaccaaattgctgcactatcaggctattAATTTTCACATCTAACTTGCCTTCAACTTgtcgggtctgcttttggtaGACTGTTTTCAGGCAGCATGCCAGacatctgtacaggtctgtgaacaatGGGGTAGTGCTTTAGAGGATTCAAACACTCTGGACAGTCAAGTAGgaagctgaatgtgtgatgtatgtctgttttgtgagatttcagtctatttcctgcctctgaGGGCTGTtttgtggctaccttaattaccACCCTTGTCCATTTTGTAGTTTATATCTTGCtgaccccaccaccccccaccctccaccccttttgaggactcgtgatacagcaacactgttGAAAAAGGCTATCTAAAATTAAAGAGGCACCAATAATGATATTTTTATCATTATCAGCCTTTTATGATGGTATCGGATTGGTATCGGTTATAGTTTAAGTGGCCAATGCCATAACCAATACTTTTGTATGACATCATTTAACTGTTTCTCAAAATGGTGGCATATATACGTAGCGAGTGGAATGAGACTATTAAAAATCATGAATTACTTAAAAGAAGCCAGTGATTATGATTGTTAGTACAGTTGAATGAGCAGTAGGCCATGAAacaagattcattgaagccatatgtGCTGATTGAATGCCATGAATCAATGCGTGATGGCcacaaaaccaacaagcagtGCTATAAATCGTATTTTAAGTAATATAAGTTGGCTTATTAAACAGTGGTGATACTGGCTGTTGCTTGAAAATAATGCCTCTTTTGCCAAGTATCGGTATTGGCCAGGTATCGGTCAAGAGTCCACTAAACATGTATCGGTATTGGATCAGCAGATAGAAAGTGGTATCAGTGCATCCCTACtaaaaatggcaggaaactctacaaggatTACCTCTGGTCACCAGGTGCTCTTAAGGTTATGAATTGCTCCATTTTTGATGAAAATCCATATGTGTACTGTAACTTTCAAGGCTGGTGAATAACAATGCtttaaatactttaggtttaaggaagaaaatccatctctCCTGGaagaagactgagtgtggccccgactagacattgggtgacctgcagttcaaatcctggggttggagggatttttttccttaccttggccccttttctgttacaccttatcagtcagtaagtcaagtcactaggtctaagtccttgaaattaggttaggtaatcctaaggctgcagcacatgttgctgtcagaccttcagtgctggtcactgtaaagtgctaataataataataaattattaaaatatgtTTTACCTTGAATCAACAATGCATCCATATGAGTTATTTTCAAAATCCAGTTACATTATGTCAAACCAATATATGCTGTGTCATTATTGGCTCCCTTATTAGATGTACAATTATAAGTTGGAGAGTGTCCAGCGACTTGCTACCAAATTTGTCATGCTGAATTACTCTTGGACAAGTAGTGTCACTCATATGCTTAATTCACTGAAGTGAAACAGTGTTGAAACTCAAAATAAAGAACTGCGTTTACTTACGTACATTCTACAAAATTATCCACGAATGTGTAAATTTGCCACTCCAAGCTACATTCAACATTCCACACGAACCATACTAGATTAGACTTGGGTAAATTCAGCTTTTATCCTAATGTCATACAGTTATGAAGCAACTTACCTGATTATATAGTCTCAGCACAATCTCTTAACTTTGTCAAAGTGATATTGTTTTATACTCATATATATGAGGTTTACAAttatacacaataataataataaccactaaaaaaatattttgcaagTAAAAAATATTCATGAGAAAAATAATattttgcataatttatttTTGTTGGTAGAGGCAACCTCaaaatacagtggaatctcaattatacaaaccccttgggaccacgggtggtccataagtctgaagaGTCCATAGGTCTTAAACTTTGTATATAAATAGTGCAATCACAAAAAAAATGTCAGtgttatcaactaccctaatagaacagtcactacctaatagagcagtcatttctgtagtttctttggttaaccgagaatctggataagtggggtctgcataactgagattccactgtattcTTACTGTAGAATATTTCCCGTAGGTAAGAGTA comes from Dysidea avara chromosome 4, odDysAvar1.4, whole genome shotgun sequence and encodes:
- the LOC136252894 gene encoding uncharacterized protein isoform X2 — protein: MLILCGHFSSMHILLATSSGTPCRLLNDYACVHMFIRYICIYLITGTVKLPEGEYQYKFIVDEEWVHDPQEESVYNNFGSRNNVLKITSKDFEASEKKVNKAMINFMLEACRKGETMKVRFGRVLFIGASGAGKTSFCNLLLRKAFEPKHISTGLHKYDRVSAIKISMQQSDNHVQFSVLDLEKEIDELRSRLNFITEHSQGTDLSQSEESDGKYEEKTETDLNKLCSVERSIAKDSESNTRLPTFNKDDTWNILTFLDTGGQPQFISMLPAVNSCAMVTFIIHNMTNKLSSPVTVTHGDKDGNLSYSPYPMGCTYLQLIRSLISFVGSNQLGRRREEIFNDIIVTKKQNRSYVSFVGTHLDKCTIEARKSLGNIDKELNFVVSDSPLSHVWKKVHKNYKVLIPVNNTTADTDDEDQCASVIRNKLYEALCEQNTYEVPIVWLILELEIRQICKERQNYAISYAEVVTLCREKKLLDKEDDIKNGLRFHHLFGTLLYFEDVVEMSDIIFTDLQWLFDKLTDIVELSCDNSDVKASQDFEHKGIFRSTMLDRLNFSINDINIANKDFKKSFLKFLEYLRIIAPIHQTNCITEKYFMPCLLTFENCESQSDFLSSYGDQITNGNIKVCPLLLHFTPCSESSGPLDAFPRGIFCYLVVELLQDVSKWNLVWSISRCEVFGNLVTLSHTRTGHKVTLIDRILFLEVQIRHKDNSQSSIHFQVKEALEESLVEICNQFNYYDFEISFGFLCKECQGGETHMAKLSVNYQTCECYFGKTTRVTNSHRIWFEKEKSSTQRIHCGSVLKLSEFNRYIRPQVARKWYDLGIKLSLNVEKLNNIEANNPRDIERCCTQMYQHWLNSDLQASREKLAVALQHIGYSTLAERVWNNSMEGMSSKPVNSMMSAFSLSSKLTAMMSVMIVILAILLYLLWN
- the LOC136252894 gene encoding uncharacterized protein isoform X1, whose amino-acid sequence is MLILCGHFSSMHILLATSSGTPCRLLNDYACVHMFIRYICIYLITGTVKLPEGEYQYKFIVDEEWVHDPQEESVYNNFGSRNNVLKITSKDFEASEKKVNKAMINFMLEACRKGETMKVRFGRVLFIGASGAGKTSFCNLLLRKAFEPKHISTGLHKYDRVSAIKISMQQSDNHVQFSVLDLEKEIDELRSRLNFITEHSQGTDLSQSEESDGKYEEKTETDLNKLCSVERSIAKDSESNTRLPTFNKDDTWNILTFLDTGGQPQFISMLPAVNSCAMVTFIIHNMTNKLSSPVTVTHGDKDGNLSYSPYPMGCTYLQLIRSLISFVGSNQLGRRREEIFNDIIVTKKQNRSYVSFVGTHLDKCTIEARKSLGNIDKELNFVVSDSPLSHVWKKVHKNYKVLIPVNNTTADTDDEDQCASVIRNKLYEALCEQNTYEVPIVWLILELEIRQICKERQNYAISYAEVVTLCREKKLLDKEDDIKNGLRFHHLFGTLLYFEDVVEMSDIIFTDLQWLFDKLTDIVELSCDNSDVKASQDFEHKGIFRSTMLDRLNFSINDINIANKDFKKSFLKFLEYLRIIAPIHQTNCITEKYFMPCLLTFENCESQSDFLSSYGDQITNGNIKVCPLLLHFTPCSESSGPLDAFPRGIFCYLVVELLQDVSKWNLVWSISRCEVFGNLVTLSHTRTGHKVTLIDRILFLEVQIRHKDNSQSSIHFQVKEALEESLVEICNQFNYYDFEISFGFLCKECQGGETHMAKLSVNYQTCECYFGKTTRVTNSHRIWFEKEKSSTQRIHCGSVLKLSEFNRYIRPQVARKWYDLGIKLSLNVEKLNNIEANNPRDIERCCTQMYQHWLNSDLQASREKLAVALQHIGYSTLAERVWNNSMEGRELDNGDELRKVQQGHRRTEDRRTYSREDRRSEDRRTYPEKTDEYGNQIGVYPTKQKTPNNTTSKPKTANKRTKEAEAEDILNEKRPARANSGYMGEWSKDLNSSTLLV